The following coding sequences lie in one Cronobacter universalis NCTC 9529 genomic window:
- a CDS encoding ABC transporter permease, translating into MKTTIRQELFAWLLMMSGLGTILLLMGSTFYVLIAQSIGYFNLTGNSYFTLQYWSGMLRDPVLISSFLYSVKVSLLGALGAVILAYPIALWLRKPLPMKESIIAILRIPMFIPGLVAAFLFINIISFHGVINEFLLAANIIRTPLRMQNDSFGTGVIVLQIWKNMPFALILISSSVNAVKNDILYASGNLGANKWQRFITIILPLTLPALQVALIIVFIDAIGDFAFYSVAGPHDVYSLARLMQSTAMEYGEWNNAAVIAVIIMITSLLFSILVKLLITPFMTCKGDLK; encoded by the coding sequence ATGAAAACTACTATCCGGCAGGAATTATTCGCCTGGCTCCTTATGATGAGCGGGCTTGGTACAATCCTTCTGCTGATGGGCTCTACATTTTATGTTCTGATTGCGCAGAGCATTGGCTATTTTAATCTGACGGGCAACAGTTATTTTACACTTCAGTACTGGTCCGGGATGCTACGCGATCCCGTATTGATCAGCTCATTTCTTTACTCAGTTAAAGTTTCACTGCTGGGAGCACTGGGTGCCGTTATTCTCGCATACCCCATCGCTTTATGGCTGAGAAAGCCGCTGCCGATGAAAGAGAGTATCATTGCCATATTGCGTATACCTATGTTTATCCCCGGACTGGTTGCAGCCTTTTTGTTTATTAATATCATCTCTTTTCATGGTGTTATTAATGAGTTCCTCCTGGCTGCAAACATTATCAGGACACCGCTGCGTATGCAGAATGACAGTTTTGGAACGGGAGTCATTGTCCTGCAGATATGGAAGAACATGCCCTTTGCTCTGATCCTGATAAGCAGTTCAGTGAATGCAGTGAAAAATGATATTTTATACGCCTCGGGAAATTTAGGGGCAAATAAATGGCAGCGGTTTATCACTATTATACTTCCACTTACCCTGCCCGCTCTGCAAGTGGCATTAATCATTGTATTCATTGATGCGATCGGTGACTTTGCTTTTTATTCTGTCGCCGGGCCTCATGATGTTTATTCGCTTGCGCGACTGATGCAGTCAACAGCCATGGAGTACGGAGAATGGAATAACGCTGCCGTGATTGCCGTGATCA